The genomic DNA TTAGCTTACTTGATGATAAAAGCTGTTTTGAAGATTACAGACATTGAGAAAGACTTAAATAGAGTACTTGATTTGTTAAGGATATCAAGAAATGATCTACATAGACAGAGAACTCTAAAAAGGGGGAAGATAGAATATACTTTAACTATAGAAAACAAAGATATTCCTCAGCTCATTAAAGGTTATATGCCTTTGATAAAAAATATAAAAGATAAAGACCCTTATGAAAAATTGTTAGAGATAACCCCAAGAACAGAATCACTAAAACATGAGAAGGAAAAGGCTGAGTTAATAATAAAACATGGAGTAAAACAGGAAATTCATCAGTTAGAAGATTTTAAATATTTAAAAGGAGATCTAAGAATATTTTTAAGTAATAAATGTAATTTCATTAAAGATAAAGCTGAAAGAATGAAGTTTATAAATAAAAAATTCATTTCATTATTTAACAATCCTGACAATTTAATATGCAGAGCATTGTTAGCCATAGGTGATTATAGCATTTGGTTGGGAACAGTATGTAGAGGAGACAAGTATTTCTTTGGGCAGAAAGGATACTGGGAGATTTTCTTTACCTATAAAGCAAGACAAATAAAGGTTTCGGGAGACAAGGAAGAATTTGAGAAGAGAGCAGAACTATATTCTCAGTTTTTCAGCAAACTACAAAATAAATCTCTTCAGGAAATTATAGATGAAAAACTCCATAACTATGAAAATAGGAATAAAGATTGGATTTACTATTTCTTGAAGTATCCAATTATACTATCGAATCTTAATGATAAAAATCTTAAGAATGTATTTGGTTGGGTACAGGCATGGGAAGAAAACGCTAATTTAAATACAGGTTTTATTGAAAAACTCGAAAAAGAAACGCAAATCACAAGCTATCACATTAATGTAATTTTACTTGCCCTGTTGAATGAGCTGTTAGATAATCTGGATGAATTTCAAGATTTAAGTAAATATTTACATAACGATAATAATTGTTCAACTTACCTAGTCTACAAAGATAAAAAGATAGAAATAAGTAGTGATAAAATCATTGTTGATGGCAAAGAGATACCTTTGTATGAAAATAAAGA from Desulfurobacterium atlanticum includes the following:
- a CDS encoding DUF262 domain-containing protein; translated protein: MNNFQYFEKIEIPIIQRDYVLGRDDAKEIRKKFLNDLFNALENNEVFHLDFVYGQYNNGTFIPIDGQQRLTTLFLLYWYFARKENKNYKVDFKYRTRKSAEEFCEFLWEVKDIDFSQDKISSQLKNHKKFIPFWEFDPTVESMLIVLDEIHKRGKYKEYFDKLEKITFSIFELDIMDKQAEELYRKMNSRGKVLTELENFKTIYEQIAYKEGIWKYKQIAEKFEKNWSNFFWKYKDENYLIDNPFMNLIRFITEMRSYENGKNYEDVNIYSFNYLREFYKSKDNFSLLEECLDNLKRIESVSKYIEGKFIFFGKNERINLFVEVLRNYDNMTNTNKILAYLMIKAVLKITDIEKDLNRVLDLLRISRNDLHRQRTLKRGKIEYTLTIENKDIPQLIKGYMPLIKNIKDKDPYEKLLEITPRTESLKHEKEKAELIIKHGVKQEIHQLEDFKYLKGDLRIFLSNKCNFIKDKAERMKFINKKFISLFNNPDNLICRALLAIGDYSIWLGTVCRGDKYFFGQKGYWEIFFTYKARQIKVSGDKEEFEKRAELYSQFFSKLQNKSLQEIIDEKLHNYENRNKDWIYYFLKYPIILSNLNDKNLKNVFGWVQAWEENANLNTGFIEKLEKETQITSYHINVILLALLNELLDNLDEFQDLSKYLHNDNNCSTYLVYKDKKIEISSDKIIVDGKEIPLYENKDAVDKAKVLLTSSIDL